From Xenopus tropicalis strain Nigerian chromosome 3, UCB_Xtro_10.0, whole genome shotgun sequence, the proteins below share one genomic window:
- the LOC100497855 gene encoding transient receptor potential cation channel subfamily M member 7 isoform X11 has translation MSKMSWIEKTFHKRDCVQIIPSSREPHRCLPGCQICQQLVRCCCGRLIKQHAYYASGAGPSGAAHVQESEHWTVDRHTVKSSTDAFGTIDFQCGSHGYKAKFIRLSDDSKVEDILQLMIKEWHMKRPNLVISVHGGMQKFELHPRFKEAFGKGFVKAAVSTGAWIFTGGTNNGVAAHIGDAIKEYATRLTHNISIIGVAPWGIIEGRQDLIGNNVMAPYQTLLSPLSKLHVLNNLHSHFLLVDDGTAGRTGGEINLRRELENKTSLQQFNAKTGRHVPMMALILEGGPKTILTVLEYLQQSPPVPVVVCEGTGRAADLLAYVHKHTESSG, from the exons TCTAAAATGTCATGGATTGAAAAAACATTTCATAAAAGAGACTGTGTTCAGATTATTCCAAGTTCAAGAGAACCACATAG GTGCCTTCCAGGATGTCAAATTTGCCAGCAACTTGTCCG ATGCTGCTGTGGCAGGTTAATCAAACAACATGCCTATTATGCCAGTGGTGCTGGTCCCTCAGGGGCAGCCCATGTACAGGAGTCAGAGCACTGGACAGTGGATAGACACACAGTGAAAAGCTCCACTGATGCTTTTGGCACCATTGACTTTCAGTGCGGATCTCATGGCTACAAAGCAAAG TTTATCAGATTGTCAGATGACAGCAAAGTGGAAGACATCCTGCAGCTAATGATTAAGGAATGGCACATGAAGAGGCCGAATCTGGTGATTTCTGTTCATGGGGGAATGCAGAAATTCGAACTTCATCCCCGATTTAAGGAAGCTTTTGGCAAGGGATTTGTTAAAGCTGCAGTATCAACGGGAGCCTGGATATTTACAGGAGGAACCAATAATG GAGTAGCTGCACATATTGGAGATGCCATAAAGGAATATGCCACTCGTCTCACCCATAATATTAGTATAATTGGAGTAGCACCTTGGGGTATCATTGAGGGCAGACAGGATCTCATTGGGAATAAT GTTATGGCTCCATATCAAACGTTGCTGAGCCCTCTGAGTAAACTTCATGTTCTGAACAACCTGCATTCCCACTTCTTGCTGGTAGATGATGGGACTGCGGGACGGACTGGAGGGGAAATTAATTTGCGAAGAGAACTTGAAAATAAAACCAGCTTGCAACAATTTAATGCGA AAACTGGTAGACATGTTCCTATGATGGCTCTTATATTGGAAGGGGGACCAAAAACCATCCTTACAGTCCTGGAATATCTTCAGCAAAGTCCTCCTGTACCAGTTGTTGTCTGTGaagggactggcagagcggcagaCCTCCTTGCATATGTTCATAAACATACAGAGAGCAGTGGGTAA